GATTTGCTGCCGTGGGTGAGCCTGCTGGATGCGCTGCGAGATTATGCAGGGTTGACCGGAACAAAAAAGGGCTGCGACCACGGGCAATGCGGCGCTTGCACTGTGATCTGCGACGGAAAACGAATCCTGAGTTGTCTTACCCTGGCTGTCGCGAAAGACGGGTCCGAAATCACCACAATTGAAGGCGTAGCGCCTGAGGGTGGCTTGCATCCGCTGCAGAAGGCCTTTATCGAGCACGACGCATTTCAATGCGGCTACTGTACGCCCGGGCAGATTTGCAGCGCTATCGGTTTGATCCGGGAAGGAAAGGCCAAAAGCCGAACCGAGGTGAAGGAGCTGATGAGCGGTAATCTTTGCCGCTGCGGTGCGAATTCCAATATCATCGATGCGATTATGGAGGTTCAAAACCAGTCGGCGCATGAATAATTTCAGCTACAAAAGAGCAGGCAGCATCAGGGATGCGCTTGTTCAGGCAGGCACGGGCGAGCACACCAGTTATATTGCCGGCGGCACGAATCTGGTAGATCTGATGAAATACAATCTGACCCGGCCGGACCTGCTGATCGACCTCAATCGGGTTGACGATCATCATGCAATTTTTGAAACGCCCGAGGGAGGGCTAATGCTGGGCGCATTTGCGACAAATGCAGACACGGCCTGGCACCCGCTGGTGGAAGCACGTTATCCGCTGCTTTCCCGGGCGATCCTGGCCGGAGCCTCTGCCCAGATCAGGAATATGGCGACGAACGGCGGTAACCTGCTGCAACGTACGCGCTGCTATTATTTTTACGATGCAAATGTGCCATGCAACAAGCGTGAACCAGGCTCGGGCTGTTCGGCAATCGCGGGCTACAACCGCATTATGGCAATTTTAGGTGCGAGTGAAAGCTGCATTGCCGTGTTTCCTTCTGATATGTGCGTGGCATTAGCGGCATTGCGTGCGATGGTACATGTAGAGGGGCGAGAAGGCAGGCGCAGGATTGCGTTTGCTGATTTTCACAGGTTGCCGGAAGATACCCCTGAACTTGATAATAACCTGCTCCCCGGCGAAATCATCACCGGCATTGAGCTGCCGCCCAATGGGTTCGCAAACAACTATTCCTACCTCAAACTGCGCGATCGCAATTCCTACGCATTCGCGCTGGTATCTGTTGCTACCGGGTTGGAGCTCGAAGGCGATGTGATCCGCGAAGCAAGGATTGCGTTGGGCGGCGTAGCGCACAAGCCCTGGCGAGTATCCGGGGCAGAGGAGTTTTTAGCAGGTAAAACAGCTACGCCGGAAAACTTTGCCCACGCAGCTGATATAATTCTGCAGGGCGCAGCAGGGTACCAGCACAATGCATTCAAAATAGAACTGGCGAAAAGAGCGATTGTACGTAACAGTATGATGGCATTGAAACCGGAGACGCAATTGCCTGGCGCGCAGCCATCTGCTTAACACTTCATCGATCATGGAAACATACAAATCACAAATTGGCCAGCCGGTCAGTCGGCTGGAAGGGCATTCGAAAGTGACAGGGACAGCCAAATATTCGGGCGATTACCAGGTGCCCGGGCTGCTCTACGGATATGTGGTCAACAGCACGATTACAAAGGGAAAGATCACCCGGTTCGACACATCCCGCGCGAAAGCGCTGCCGGGTGTTGCGGAGGTCTTTACATTCGAAAACCGGCCGTCGCTGGCCTGGTTTGACCTGCAATATGCCGATATGGATGCCCCGCCCGGATCACCGTTCCGTCCTTTGCAGGATTCTGATATCCTTTATAATGGCCAACCGATCGGTCTGGTTGTGGCAGAAACTTTCGAGCTGGCACGCTTTGCGGTTACCCTGCTGGATATCGAATATGAGCAGGAACCTTTTGAAACCAATCTGAGAGGCGAACTATCAAAAGCCCGTTCACCGAAGGTCGGGCTGGCTACAATGCTTAAACCTTTACCACCGCGTCCCAAAGGTGATTTTGAAAAAGCATTTAATGCATCACCCAACCAGGTAACAGCCGAATTTTTT
This Dyadobacter sp. UC 10 DNA region includes the following protein-coding sequences:
- a CDS encoding (2Fe-2S)-binding protein — protein: MLTELSEPTITLTATEQVNLSVNGAPKQLDLLPWVSLLDALRDYAGLTGTKKGCDHGQCGACTVICDGKRILSCLTLAVAKDGSEITTIEGVAPEGGLHPLQKAFIEHDAFQCGYCTPGQICSAIGLIREGKAKSRTEVKELMSGNLCRCGANSNIIDAIMEVQNQSAHE
- a CDS encoding FAD binding domain-containing protein, translated to MNNFSYKRAGSIRDALVQAGTGEHTSYIAGGTNLVDLMKYNLTRPDLLIDLNRVDDHHAIFETPEGGLMLGAFATNADTAWHPLVEARYPLLSRAILAGASAQIRNMATNGGNLLQRTRCYYFYDANVPCNKREPGSGCSAIAGYNRIMAILGASESCIAVFPSDMCVALAALRAMVHVEGREGRRRIAFADFHRLPEDTPELDNNLLPGEIITGIELPPNGFANNYSYLKLRDRNSYAFALVSVATGLELEGDVIREARIALGGVAHKPWRVSGAEEFLAGKTATPENFAHAADIILQGAAGYQHNAFKIELAKRAIVRNSMMALKPETQLPGAQPSA